A portion of the Pyruvatibacter sp. genome contains these proteins:
- a CDS encoding HAMP domain-containing sensor histidine kinase, protein MTQSTDQTSSLTARFVWDAERARVVEADDAAVALFGEASVLDLVERPFAAQGAFAKALQQLADRATTSANAQALDTTLPHPVSGLPLSGVASPIPLADGRMGLALTMRVGNAQPKEAQLQTATRRQATLGEAIAAPGALFGMTGEWLVGNDAALALLGDVTPDLATLLGDPNAATRLTGAALADGLASATFRIATRFGPRLARVTLTRARDPKTGGAAVAAYFNDIADRARVLAAPPVANTMSAQNEPAQETPDVAARARDEARAVLSHVGHELRTPLNAILGFSQIMASERFGPMGNDKYVDYARDIQAGGEHLLGLVDDLLEMARAENGRRDLTFEAVDAAALIQQIGDMLRDEAARRSLTLTIDSADTVPPVVADKGALRQILINLLGNAIKFTRPGGTITMGATSTDAGDVVLSVADTGIGMTAAELAEALEPFGQVEAAQAAIAPPAPPAETGQASTPGLGRGLGRGLGLGLPLARSLAEANKAAFDIESVPGRGTTVRITFAPTSVLAT, encoded by the coding sequence ATGACCCAAAGCACAGATCAAACCAGCAGCCTCACCGCCCGCTTTGTCTGGGATGCGGAGCGTGCGCGGGTGGTCGAAGCTGATGACGCTGCGGTAGCGCTGTTTGGTGAGGCAAGTGTGCTTGACCTCGTGGAGCGACCATTCGCAGCTCAGGGCGCGTTTGCAAAAGCGCTGCAACAGCTTGCAGACCGCGCGACCACCAGTGCTAATGCGCAGGCTCTGGACACCACGCTGCCCCATCCGGTGTCAGGGCTACCCCTGTCAGGGGTGGCGAGCCCAATACCGCTTGCGGACGGCAGAATGGGCCTTGCGCTCACCATGCGCGTTGGTAATGCGCAGCCCAAAGAGGCGCAGCTTCAAACCGCAACCCGTCGGCAGGCAACACTGGGCGAGGCCATTGCGGCACCCGGTGCACTGTTCGGCATGACGGGTGAGTGGCTCGTCGGCAACGACGCGGCCCTTGCCCTGCTGGGAGACGTGACACCGGACCTTGCCACGCTTCTGGGCGACCCGAACGCTGCCACGCGACTGACGGGGGCGGCACTTGCAGACGGGCTGGCGTCTGCCACCTTCAGAATCGCAACGCGCTTTGGCCCCCGTCTGGCCCGGGTAACGCTGACCCGCGCCCGTGACCCCAAAACAGGAGGAGCCGCAGTCGCCGCCTATTTCAACGACATCGCGGACCGGGCACGGGTGCTGGCGGCACCACCCGTGGCGAACACCATGTCGGCACAAAATGAGCCCGCACAAGAAACGCCGGACGTGGCTGCGCGCGCGCGCGATGAAGCCCGCGCCGTACTGTCGCATGTAGGTCATGAACTGCGCACGCCCCTCAACGCAATTCTGGGCTTTTCGCAGATCATGGCGAGTGAGCGGTTCGGGCCGATGGGCAACGACAAATATGTGGATTATGCCCGCGACATACAGGCAGGAGGCGAGCACCTGCTGGGGCTGGTTGATGACCTGCTGGAAATGGCGCGCGCTGAGAATGGACGCCGTGACCTGACATTCGAGGCGGTGGATGCCGCCGCGCTCATTCAACAGATCGGCGACATGCTGCGCGACGAAGCCGCCCGGCGCAGCCTTACGCTGACCATCGACAGCGCTGATACCGTGCCGCCGGTGGTCGCCGACAAAGGCGCGCTGCGGCAGATACTCATCAACCTGCTTGGCAACGCCATCAAGTTTACCCGTCCCGGCGGCACCATCACCATGGGGGCTACCAGCACCGATGCGGGCGATGTGGTGCTTAGCGTCGCGGATACCGGCATCGGTATGACGGCGGCTGAACTGGCTGAGGCGCTTGAGCCGTTTGGACAGGTGGAGGCGGCACAGGCAGCAATCGCCCCACCTGCCCCACCTGCTGAGACAGGTCAGGCATCGACACCCGGATTAGGGCGCGGATTAGGGCGCGGATTGGGCCTGGGTCTGCCGCTGGCCCGCAGTCTGGCAGAGGCCAACAAGGCAGCCTTCGACATTGAAAGCGTGCCGGGGCGCGGCACAACAGTGCGGATTACCTTTGCCCCCACCAGCGTTCTGGCAACCTGA